In the Wyeomyia smithii strain HCP4-BCI-WySm-NY-G18 chromosome 2, ASM2978416v1, whole genome shotgun sequence genome, one interval contains:
- the LOC129722996 gene encoding arrestin domain-containing protein 3-like, producing the protein MAPPICDISFDDNTHGVYLAGQTLAGQVEVTVPKVKKVKSIYLRISGQACVKWTDSQGTGISVVYSGREEFINHTIVLLNNDAGENSDQGEEVSLQEGTHNFKFSCKLPTNCPTSFEGDFGYIRYTIRIVFERPWKYDLTYKIAFTVVNQLDLNKISPPLNVAAVQENMRQFSCGICRSAPMIMTVFIPMTGYVPGQLILVTADVMNKSKKDISEIKIKLRRQVKYFSQSPCERTKDVLYTLVKYQCCGVDRNRSASYERRLLIPPEPPSRSTNIIKIEYFIEVTAHIQGLFASPRVKIPITIGTVPLANLNKCQKQSSIVDGQLRASGSIGSFSTQFLSSSIQSLKIPHSFEESLTRAAIDINEEGDQQTLGTKPFTPRYPVYKFPEQSTGANSSQR; encoded by the exons ATGGCACCACCAATTTGCGATATATCATTTGACGATAACACACACGGGGTGTACCTCGCGGGACAAACTCTAGCTGGCCAAGTTGAGGTTACGGTACCAAAAgttaaaaaggtgaaaagtattTATTTACGAATAAGTGGTCAGGCCTGCGTTAAATGGACAGATAGCCAAGGAACGGGTATCAGTGTGGTGTACAGCGGCCGAGAAGAATTCATCAATCATACAATAGTGCTCCTTAACAACGATGCTGGCGAAAATTCCGACCAAGGAGAAGAAGTGAGTCTGCAGGAGGGAACGCACAACTTCAAGTTTTCCTGCAAACTACCCACAAATTGTCCAACGTCGTTTGAGGGCGACTTTGGGTATATACGATATAcgatccgaatagtattcgaaAGGCCATGGAAATACGATTTGACATACAAGATAGCCTTTACGGTGGTGAACCAGCTGGATTTGAATAAGATTTCACCACCTTTGAATGTGGCTGCCGTGCAAGAAAATATGCGGCAGTTCAGCTGCGGGATTTGCAGATCAGCACCAATGATCATGACAGTGTTTATACCAATGACCGGTTACGTACCCGGTCAGCTGATACTGGTCACAGCTGATGTAATGAACAAAAGCAAAAAGGACATCAGTGAGATCAAAATAAAACTTCGCCGGCAGGTTAAATATTTTAGTCAATCTCCCTGCGAGAGGACGAAAGATGTACTTTATACTCTAGTCAAATATCAATGCTGTGGTGTAGATCGAAATCGGTCAGCTAGTTACGAACGGAGATTACTAATCCCACCTGAGCCTCCCTCGAGATCCACCAACATAATTAAAATAGAATATTTCATCGAAGTCACTGCCCATATTCAAGGACTGTTCGCAAGTCCTCGGGTTAAAATTCCCATAACAATCGGTACCGTCCCGTTGGCAAATCTCAATAAGTGCCAGAAACAATCATCGATCGTCGACGGTCAACTGCGGGCCTCCGGATCGATCGGTAGTTTTTCTACACAATTTCTATCGAGCAGCATTCAGTCGTTAAAAA TTCCGCACAGCTTCGAAGAATCGTTAACCCGAGCCGCAATCGACATCAACGAAGAGGGCGACCAACAGACACTCGGGACTAAACCTTTCACTCCGCGTTATCCGGTGTACAAGTTTCCTGAACAATCGACCGGTGCAAACAGCAGTCAGCGATAG